In one Pelecanus crispus isolate bPelCri1 chromosome 12, bPelCri1.pri, whole genome shotgun sequence genomic region, the following are encoded:
- the SOCS3 gene encoding suppressor of cytokine signaling 3, with product MVTHSKFPAAGMSRPLDTSLRLKTFSSKSEYQLVVNTVRKLQESGFYWSTVTGGEANLLLSAEPAGTFLIRDSSDQRHFFTLSVKTESGTKNLRIQCEGGSFSLQSDPRSSQPVPRFDCVLKLVHHYMPPAPCAVPEQPGGALHPKRTYYIYSGGEKIPLVLSRPLSSSVSTLQHLCRKTVNGHLDSYEKMTQLPAPIKEFLDQYDAPL from the coding sequence ATGGTCACCCACAGCAAGTTCCCCGCCGCCGGGATGAGCCGCCCCCTCGACACCAGCCTGCGCCTCAAGACGTTCAGCTCCAAGAGCGAGTACCAGCTGGTGGTGAACACCGTGCGCAAGCTGCAGGAGAGTGGCTTCTACTGGAGCACAGTGACGGGCGGCGAGGCCAACCTGCTGCTGAGCGCCGAGCCGGCCGGCACCTTCCTCATCAGGGACAGCTCGGACCAGCGGCACTTCTTCACCCTCAGCGTCAAGACGGAGTCGGGCACCAAGAACCTGCGCATCCAGTGCGAGGGCGGCAGCTTCTCCCTGCAGAGCGACCCTCGCAGCAGCCAGCCCGTGCCCCGCTTCGACTGCGTGCTCAAGCTGGTCCATCACTACATGCCGCCCGCGCCCTGCGCCGTCCCCGAGCAGCCGGGAGGGGCCCTGCACCCCAAGCGCACCTACTACATCTACTCGGGCGGCGAGAAGATCCCCCTGGTGCTGAGCCGCCCGCTCTCCTCCAGCGTCTCCACCCTGCAGCACCTCTGCCGCAAGACCGTCAACGGGCACCTGGACTCCTACGAGAAGATGACTCAGCTGCCGGCTCCCATCAAGGAGTTCCTGGACCAGTATGATGCCCCCCTCTAA